One genomic segment of Nocardia spumae includes these proteins:
- a CDS encoding MFS transporter codes for MKLDVVADTPVTVLRTPVVWFMALAAALGTASIYPLQPAIAEVAGALHTSVAAVGTALACGPVGYLLGLALLVPMVDRFVSRTVVSAQFAVLAVALTGCAAAGSAGVLGAAVGLVGAGASVGAQLSSVAGRFAPPARRATVLGIVTAGISAGVLAGRIVGGWLTDTMGWRAMLLVFAVGCVVVAAAARFALPAAPGAATASYLETLRRMPGLYARHPALRLAGGRGALWFFAFCTVWAGLAAALSQPPFSFTPERIGLYALAGLLGIVATRISGTWTDRVGARRVILIGLVPAILSTATLTVSLSNTAITLICLGLFDAGLFAAQVANQSTVLAIDPAAPARFNSAYMVVYFLGGSLGTAFGAAAVDWFGWAATVSLACVSTLSAVVVTAVADRRGFGRTRG; via the coding sequence TATCCGCTGCAACCGGCCATCGCCGAGGTGGCCGGGGCATTACACACCTCGGTGGCGGCGGTCGGTACGGCGCTGGCGTGTGGGCCGGTCGGGTATCTGCTGGGGTTGGCGCTGCTCGTGCCGATGGTGGACAGGTTCGTGTCGCGTACCGTGGTGTCGGCCCAATTCGCCGTTCTCGCAGTAGCTTTGACCGGTTGCGCGGCGGCGGGTTCGGCGGGGGTGCTCGGCGCGGCGGTCGGACTGGTCGGGGCGGGAGCCTCGGTCGGCGCGCAATTGAGTTCGGTGGCAGGCAGATTCGCGCCTCCGGCGCGGCGGGCGACCGTGCTCGGGATTGTGACCGCGGGCATCTCGGCGGGAGTCCTGGCCGGTCGCATCGTGGGTGGATGGCTGACGGACACCATGGGCTGGCGGGCGATGCTGCTCGTCTTCGCGGTGGGGTGTGTGGTCGTGGCCGCCGCGGCCCGATTCGCGCTCCCCGCGGCTCCGGGGGCGGCCACCGCGAGTTACCTCGAGACCCTGCGCCGAATGCCGGGTTTGTATGCCCGGCATCCCGCTCTGCGGCTCGCCGGCGGCCGGGGCGCTCTCTGGTTCTTCGCCTTCTGCACTGTCTGGGCCGGGCTCGCGGCGGCACTGTCACAACCGCCGTTCTCCTTTACGCCCGAGCGGATCGGCCTGTATGCCCTCGCGGGGCTGCTCGGCATCGTCGCCACTCGGATTTCCGGAACGTGGACCGATCGCGTCGGCGCGCGGCGCGTGATCCTGATCGGGCTGGTACCGGCCATTCTCAGCACCGCGACACTCACTGTCTCCCTGTCGAATACCGCGATCACGCTGATATGCCTCGGGCTCTTCGACGCCGGATTGTTCGCCGCCCAGGTGGCCAACCAGAGCACCGTCCTGGCGATCGATCCGGCCGCCCCCGCCCGGTTCAACAGCGCCTACATGGTGGTCTACTTCCTCGGCGGCAGCCTCGGCACCGCCTTCGGCGCGGCAGCGGTCGACTGGTTCGGCTGGGCCGCGACAGTATCGCTCGCCTGCGTATCGACGCTCTCGGCCGTGGTCGTCACGGCGGTGGCCGACCGTCGCGGATTCGGCCGAACGCGTGGTTGA